CCGCCGTGGAGCCCGCGCGGCTGTCCACTTTGCGGGTGTCCATGACTCCCCTGGCGAACAGGGTGCGCACCACGGGGGCCTGCTCGCGCAGGCGAGCGTAGGTGGCATAGGCGGTGGTCAGGAACTCGGGATTCTCCCGGTCGAGGACCACGGAGCCACCGGAGGGAGCAGGTGCCTCCATCAGGTGTTTGAAAGGGCAAGTCCCCGCCGGGGACGGAACACCTTCCACGGTCTGCTTCTGGGATTCATCCATCGGCTTCATCGTGTCCCTCCGCTCATTTGCCATCGGCCGCGCGGGAGAGTTCTTCCCACTGCGCCCAGGTTTCCAGACGTCTGGCGTACAGACCCTTGACGATGTCGACGGGCTGGCCGCCGAAGAGGACGCGCAGGGGTGGGTTCTGCGCATCCACGATGCGCAGGAGCGCGTTGGCGGCCCCCACGGGATCTCCGTAGGACGCGCCGCTCCGCCGAGCGGCCATGGCCTTGCGCAGGCCCTCATAGGCGTCGTTCTTCCTGGCGTGCACGGCGGAGCTTCCGCCCCAATCAGTGCTGAAGCCTCCAGGCTCGACAATCGTCACCTTGATGCCGAACCCGGCGCATTCCTGGGCCAGTGACTCGCTCATGCCCTCGAGCGCCCACTTGGACGCATGGTAGATGCCGAGCGAGGGGAAGGCGGCAACGCCACCGATGCTGGAGATCTGGATGATGTGACCCGAACCCTGTTGGCGCATGAGCGCGACAGCGGCCTGGGTCACCCAGAGCGCACCGAAGAAGTTGGTCTCCATCTGGGCCCGGACCTCCTGCTCGGAGACCTCCTCGACGAACCCGAACTGCCCGTAGCCGGCATTGTTGACGACGATGTCCAGCCGGCCGAAATGCGCTGACGCCTCACGGAGGGCGGCCTCCGCGGCGGCCTTGTGGGTGACGTCGAGAGCCAGCGGGTAGATGGCTTTTCCGAACCGACCGACGAGGTCCGACAGGGAGTCGGCGTTCCGGGCCGTCGCGGCGACCCGGTCTCCACGCTCCAGGGCGGCCTTGACGAACTGGCGTCCAAATCCGCGAGAAGAGCCAGTAACGAACCATACCTTGCTCATGCGTCACCCTCCTGGGGCTGAACACTCCGGACCCACGTGGCCTGGATGCAACGACATCCTATGTCGAATCTGGCACTTAGTGTCAAATCGGCCGCGCGAGGGTGTGCAGTGCGGACACGTCAACCGTCTCCGCGGATTCGTTACCCGTGCGTCAGACGCGGCGGAGCGCCCTCTCCACGAGGCCCCGACTTCGAGAGAATGGGAGCCAGCCCGCTCCAGGCACGTACATTGCGAGGGGCGTCTCCACGTCGTGCACCGCCATACCGTGTTCAAAGGAATCCACTCCATGCCCTCGTCGTTCCCCGCCCCTGCTCCGAAGCAGCCCCTCTCGCGCTCGTCCCAGCGTCCTGGTGCGCTCAAGCGCCTGTCCTGGTGGGCCTCGCTCGGACTGGGGCTCGCCGCCGCCGGCTGCGGTCCCACCGAGGACGAAAAGCCGGACTCCCCCGACTACACGCACCCCTTGGCCGAGAACACGCCCATCTGCGGGCGCTCCGACTTCAACGAGATGTTCCCCTACTCCATCCGCTCCACGACGCTTCCGGTGCTCGTGCACTACTACAAGGAGAGCGAGCGGGAGACGGCCCAGCAGGTGCTCGGCTTCGTCGAGAAGGGCTGGGACTACCACGTCAACCAGCTCGGCATGCGCCCGGCCATCACCGACGCTGGCGAGTGCGGGCCCGATGAGGCCTTCGACGTGTTCGTGTGGAAGGGGCACCGCAGCTGTCTCGTCAACGTCCTGTCGGGCGAGCCCACCACGGCGTGGGATGACCGGCGCGGCTACATGATCGTCGACCCGTGGGGCCCCTACGGCGGTGTCGAGCTCGAGGAGACCGTCGTCCACGAGATGGCGCATGCCTCGCAGGCCGCGGACGACTGGTACGAGTCCCCCATCACCTTCGAGATGTCCGCGGTCTTCACGGATCAGGTGTACGCGAACCGCTACATCAAGACCTACTTCGACGACTTCCAGGCCCACCCCGACTGGGCGCTCGACTACTACGATGAGTACGAGACCTGGTACATGTACGGCTCCTCCATGTACCTGCTCTACCTGAAGGATCGTTTCTTCGGGGGCGACGCGCGGTTCCTCTCGAGCATGTGGCTGAAGTCGCGCAACCCGCCGGGCGCGGGAGAGGATCAGACGCTCAACGAGCCGGACTTCGCCGATGCGCTCGACGAGCTGCTGGCCAGCCACGGCTCGAGCTACGTGCAGAGCGTCCCCGAGTTCTCGCGCTGGCGCTGGTACACGGGCGACCACGTGGACAACAAACACTTCCGTCACTTCAAGGACGGTCTGGAGAACCTCCAGGCGGCCAAAATCGCGCTGGCGGCCCAGCAGGAGGCCAGGCCGGGGAAGATCGACATCGGCGAGAACGCGCCGATGATGCTCGGCACGAGCTACCTCGAGCTGGCGGCCGGCGCGGGCACGCCGGGCACGCTCTATGTGTCACTCGAGGCCCCCAGCGACGCGTCGCGCCGCTTCATCGTCCAGGCCGTGCCCGGTCTGACGCCGGACTCCGATGGCGAGGTGCTGGATCTCTCCACGGGCCCGAAGGAGCTGAAGTTCGCGGGGGATCAGAAGCGCACCCTCATCGTCACCGTCGTGCCCACGGGTGATTACGACCCCGACCTGCGCACCGCGGATCGTCATCCCTTCTCGATCGTCCTCGCGGATCATCCGTAGACCCTACCCGCCCAGGAACCCCTCCAGGACTCCGGCGACGTTGGTGCCGATCTCCTCCACCGCGTAGCCGCCCTCCTGCACGAAGACGGTGGGCACCTTCAGCTCGGCCAGGTGCCTTCCCATCAGCGGGAAGTGCTCCGTGGCGAGCTTGAAGGCGCTGATCGGATCTCCCCCGTAGGTATCCACACCGAGCGACACCACGAGCGCATCCGGCGCGAACCCGCCCACGACATCCAGCGCCGCGCCCAGGGCGATGTCGTACTCCTTCCAGGTGGTGCCACGCGGCAGCGGGAAGTTGCGGGTGTATCCCTCTCCGGCGCCCTCGCCCCACTCGTCGGCATAGCCGAGGAAGTAGGGGTACTCGGTCTCCGGGGTGGCGTGGATGGACACGAACAGCACGTCGGAACGCTCCCAGAAGATGTCCTGGGTGCCATTGCCATGATGGTAGTCCACGTCCAGCACCGCCACCCGCTCGAAGCCCTGGTCCCGCAGGTGTTGCGCCGCCAGGGCCGCGTTGTTGAGGAAGCAGTAGCCGCCGTAGACGGAGCGAGCCGCATGGTGTCCGGGAGGACGGCACAGGGCATAGGCGCTCTTCTCGCCCTCGACGACCCACGCGGCGGCCGTCAGGGCGCAATGGGCGGCGGCGAGCGCGGCGTCCCAGGTGCCCTCGACGATGGGCGTGCTGGCATCGAAGGCGTAGTAGCCCATCTTGCCGTTGATGCCGGAGGGGATGTGATCACGTCGCAGGGCGCGGGCGGGAAAGCCGCTCGGCAACATGAAGCCCTCCTTGCCGACGGCCCGCCACTCGGCGTGGGCGGTGCGCAGGAACTCGATGAAGCCGGCATCGTGGACGCGCAACAGCGACTCCAGCGGGAACGCACGCGGCTCGAGCACCTCGAAGCCGGCGCGTCGCACCGCCGTCAGGATGTAGTCGGCGCGCACCGGCATCTCGAAGCATGGCACCAGCTCGCCGCGATGCAGTTCCTTGCCCCCATCGTGGCGGGCATGCAGGGGGGAATGAGCGACTTTCATCGAAGGGCCTCCAGGGCCGCAGGCTGACGGGTTTGCCCCGTCCCTGGCAAGCCCACGTGTCCCGGCTCCTCCGCTCGCTCCCTCCCCCCACCCGGCTCACGCGCGGCCTACGGCGTGAACTGGGCCTTGCCCGGGAACGTCTTCTCGGCCTGGATGCTCGGCAGGGTGTCCTCGAGCACCTGCCCGTTCGAGGCCGTCACCCGGACCCGGAGGGAGCCCGTGCCCATCCCCGAGGCCTGCACGAAGTAGTTGTAGCTCAGGCGAGGGACCTCCACCCACTTGCCGTTGCTCATGAACTCCAGCTTCTTGATGGGCAGGGCATGGTTGCGCACCTGGATCGCGGTCCAGTACTGGCTGCTCCCCGTCTTGAAGCGGTACTGGATGGGGCCCGTCACGGGGCACGAGACGAAGCGCCATTTCACGGCCACGCGGCCATCGATGGGCTTGGCGATCTTCGCGAAGGCCTCGCGGCTGAGGTCAAGGTGGCCCGCGGTGGTGCACCCGGGGCAGACATCCACGATGCGCACGCGCACCGTGCCCAGCGGTCCCTGCACCTCGGCGCACGAGCCACACGCCCCGCTGTTCTCGTACTCGCCCTGGGCGATGGCGGCCACGTCGAGATCCTGCGGGCTCGCGTCGAAGCTGCAGGCTCCCGCGCCGGTCGCGTTGTAGTAGGTGATGAGGCCATCCTTGAAGTTGCCGATCGGAGTCGAGGCCAGGGCATCCGCGGTGCGCGTGGACTCGTCTCCCGCGTTCGGTTCGACATTCGACTCGGGCCCGCAGGCGGCGAGCGACATCAACAAGGCGACGACGGACAAGCGAGCGAGGGGCAAGGTGGTTCTGTGCATGCGTTATGCTCCAGCAGAGAGGTGTAGCGCCGCTGGAACATCACTGCTCTTCGCGAAACTTCCATCCCCACCCCGCGCACGCTCTCAACCGGACAGACGCTCGGGACGTCGAGTCTCCCTGGCCACACCAAAAAAAGAAGGCGCTCGCCGGCGCCTTGGAGTTCATCCGGCGAGCACCTCGCCCCTCGTTGTCCTAGTTCGCGGCCGAGTCGGACTGGAGATCGAACGAGCCATTCACGGTGCTGACCTCCACCGGATGCTTGCCGTCGCCATAGCGCCGCTCGATGGAGCCCATGGAGGCCCCGCCACCGTTGAAGCGACCTCCCACCGAGGAGAACTCCACCCGGGCCCCCGCGTCGCGCGGCAGCT
Above is a window of Cystobacter fuscus DNA encoding:
- a CDS encoding histone deacetylase family protein; this encodes MKVAHSPLHARHDGGKELHRGELVPCFEMPVRADYILTAVRRAGFEVLEPRAFPLESLLRVHDAGFIEFLRTAHAEWRAVGKEGFMLPSGFPARALRRDHIPSGINGKMGYYAFDASTPIVEGTWDAALAAAHCALTAAAWVVEGEKSAYALCRPPGHHAARSVYGGYCFLNNAALAAQHLRDQGFERVAVLDVDYHHGNGTQDIFWERSDVLFVSIHATPETEYPYFLGYADEWGEGAGEGYTRNFPLPRGTTWKEYDIALGAALDVVGGFAPDALVVSLGVDTYGGDPISAFKLATEHFPLMGRHLAELKVPTVFVQEGGYAVEEIGTNVAGVLEGFLGG
- a CDS encoding SDR family oxidoreductase, translated to MSKVWFVTGSSRGFGRQFVKAALERGDRVAATARNADSLSDLVGRFGKAIYPLALDVTHKAAAEAALREASAHFGRLDIVVNNAGYGQFGFVEEVSEQEVRAQMETNFFGALWVTQAAVALMRQQGSGHIIQISSIGGVAAFPSLGIYHASKWALEGMSESLAQECAGFGIKVTIVEPGGFSTDWGGSSAVHARKNDAYEGLRKAMAARRSGASYGDPVGAANALLRIVDAQNPPLRVLFGGQPVDIVKGLYARRLETWAQWEELSRAADGK
- a CDS encoding expansin EXLX1 family cellulose-binding protein, translating into MHRTTLPLARLSVVALLMSLAACGPESNVEPNAGDESTRTADALASTPIGNFKDGLITYYNATGAGACSFDASPQDLDVAAIAQGEYENSGACGSCAEVQGPLGTVRVRIVDVCPGCTTAGHLDLSREAFAKIAKPIDGRVAVKWRFVSCPVTGPIQYRFKTGSSQYWTAIQVRNHALPIKKLEFMSNGKWVEVPRLSYNYFVQASGMGTGSLRVRVTASNGQVLEDTLPSIQAEKTFPGKAQFTP